In Gammaproteobacteria bacterium, one DNA window encodes the following:
- a CDS encoding dimethyl sulfoxide reductase anchor subunit has translation MHPAFSVIFLTTLIGAGQGLFLALYTGQVYAVAEVLSAQSNPQTFYGIGSLLALVLLVAGLAASFFHLGHPERAWRSAARWRTSWLSREVLVLPAFIGMVAIYGLIHYLGMDVEVFRISDKVSISLSLVAGAITAVLGFALFLCTSMIYACMKFLQEWHTPLTVVNYTLLGSTSGFTLAAAFAAWGANEFTQFYIGWAILFSVLSFITKIASMIRNQRIQSISSLQTAIGIRHPNIVQKAQGAMGGSFNTREFSHGKSDGFIKGMQWIFMVFTFLIPVTLLLACMSNPSVGLLAAAFVIQYLGLIAERWLFFAQSSHPQNLYYQTV, from the coding sequence ATGCATCCCGCATTCTCAGTTATTTTTTTAACCACCCTGATTGGCGCTGGCCAGGGGCTGTTTCTTGCCTTGTATACCGGCCAGGTCTACGCCGTTGCCGAGGTATTAAGCGCACAATCCAACCCGCAGACCTTTTATGGTATCGGTAGCTTGCTGGCACTGGTGTTGCTGGTTGCCGGACTGGCCGCCTCATTCTTCCATCTGGGTCATCCCGAACGTGCCTGGCGTAGTGCTGCACGCTGGCGCACCTCCTGGTTATCACGCGAGGTGCTGGTACTCCCCGCCTTCATAGGCATGGTCGCCATTTATGGTTTGATCCACTACTTGGGGATGGATGTTGAGGTCTTCCGCATTAGCGACAAGGTGAGTATATCCCTGAGCCTGGTCGCCGGTGCGATTACCGCTGTATTGGGATTCGCCCTGTTTCTATGCACCAGCATGATCTATGCCTGCATGAAGTTCCTGCAAGAGTGGCATACGCCGCTAACCGTGGTCAATTACACCCTGTTAGGTAGCACCTCCGGTTTCACTCTGGCGGCCGCCTTTGCCGCCTGGGGTGCCAATGAATTCACCCAGTTCTATATTGGCTGGGCGATCCTATTCAGCGTGCTCAGCTTTATCACCAAGATAGCGAGCATGATCCGCAACCAGCGCATACAGAGCATCTCCTCACTACAGACCGCCATCGGTATCCGTCACCCCAATATCGTGCAAAAGGCGCAGGGTGCAATGGGCGGTTCATTTAATACCCGCGAGTTCTCCCACGGCAAGAGTGATGGTTTTATCAAGGGCATGCAATGGATCTTCATGGTATTCACCTTCCTCATCCCCGTCACTTTATTGCTAGCGTGTATGAGTAATCCATCCGTTGGTCTGCTTGCCGCTGCCTTTGTTATTCAATACCTCGGCTTGATTGCCGAACGCTGGTTGTTCTTTGCTCAATCCAGCCATCCACAGAATTTGTATTACCAAACCGTGTAG
- a CDS encoding 4Fe-4S dicluster domain-containing protein has product MTQLALVIDLNVCVGCHACVTSCKEWNTSGPAGSMCDENPYGENPTGTFFNRVQTFEIGTFPKTETVHFPKSCLHCEDPPCVPVCPTGASYKREEDGIVLVDYDKCIGCKYCSWACPYGARELDEKQRVMKKCTLCVDRIYDESLPVTERKPACVLACPTSARLFGDVHNPDSNVSVAIRDNAGYTLMPEWGTRPSNHYLPRRKSKIEIHPDELVRVDNPLKKERQQDMPNLEDPSLDDVTSW; this is encoded by the coding sequence ATGACTCAACTCGCTTTAGTAATTGATCTGAACGTCTGTGTTGGCTGCCATGCCTGTGTCACCAGTTGCAAGGAATGGAACACCTCGGGCCCCGCCGGGAGTATGTGTGATGAAAACCCCTATGGTGAGAATCCCACTGGCACTTTCTTTAACCGTGTGCAGACCTTTGAGATCGGTACCTTCCCCAAGACTGAAACGGTACACTTCCCCAAGAGTTGCCTGCATTGTGAAGATCCACCTTGTGTGCCGGTATGTCCGACCGGTGCCAGTTATAAACGTGAAGAAGATGGTATTGTGCTGGTCGATTATGATAAATGTATTGGCTGTAAATACTGCTCATGGGCATGCCCTTATGGTGCCCGCGAGCTGGATGAAAAACAGCGCGTAATGAAAAAGTGTACGCTCTGTGTCGACCGTATCTACGATGAATCCCTGCCAGTGACCGAGCGCAAACCCGCCTGTGTCCTCGCCTGCCCCACCAGTGCGCGTCTGTTTGGTGATGTGCATAACCCGGACTCCAATGTATCGGTTGCCATCCGTGATAACGCTGGCTATACCCTCATGCCTGAGTGGGGTACACGGCCATCCAATCACTATCTACCTCGACGTAAATCGAAGATTGAGATCCATCCGGATGAGTTGGTTCGTGTCGATAACCCACTCAAGAAAGAACGTCAGCAGGATATGCCGAACCTTGAAGATCCTTCACTCGATGATGTAACCAGTTGGTAA